TtaccaaaaaaactatatgaatgtgtattaaaagaattattatataattcaaAGTCAGCCcttattttgattttacaaaattcaataCTTCTAATATAGTAGGGTGACTGGTGAGGTTCAACTTTAAATATGTCTAAGAACATTGTTTCGATCTTATTTGATTTAATCATACTCGGTATTTTACTTAATGGCTTTGGCTTTGGGGATCCATAGAATTTCAGATGACAAAAAATAACAAGTTCGTAAGAGCATTTATAATGtataactttattttatttttgtaaataaaataattttatgaaaaaaaatttattttattaaataaatctattataaaatgaaaacagagtaaaattaaaaaaggtttaattttgaaataagaaatcgaataGGGTGGGAAATGATTAAAAATAGCATATCCAAGTatgaaagatatatatatatacaaacaggTTAAGTGGCTCAATATCAATTTCACAGTTGGTTCCCTGattattggtttggttcggttcggtctagttaatttgatttggtttagTAAAAGTGGAGATTGGGTCGGTATTTGCTGTTAGAACGTTCACGAAAAATCTCACCCCTCTCTGTAGAAATcgcgccgactctctctctctacactcCATCGAGCAAAGAAAGAGTTCTCAGCTGAGAGAGATGCAAGCTATCTCGAAAGTTTCTTCTGCAGCCTATTTCTTTCGATGTTCTACGGTTTGTGTTTCTTTTCCCTCTTTAAACTCGTGCTGTATAGTTCCTCTAATCTTTGTCTCTCAGTGTCAGGATTGTAAATTTTGCTTTGGTAATTATTTTTCTAGTAGCTTCAGAGTTATGCACATAAGCTTATCACTCTAAAGCTTAGCCCTTCGCTGTTAATAAATTTTCTTGTTCATATCTTTGATTAAAACTCTGTTTTCCTCTGTTTATCAGAAGCTAACAAGTCAGCCATGTATGAGACAGCTTAGCCTCAGAAAAGGTCTTGCCTCTGGTGCGATGAAGTTGTTCTCTTCGCCTCTTAAGAGTAGATCTCTTCCCGTGTCAAGATTCTGCAGTGCCTCCAATATCTCTTCCTCATTGCAAATTGAACTGGTTTGTGTCTTGTGATACTTTTCTTGCTTATATCTCTGTGTCTGATTAAAACGTCATAATCCTTTATTGTTTGCAGGTGCCATGTCTTGCGGACAACTATGCTTATATATTACACGACGAGGATACTGGTACAGTTGGTGTGGTTGACCCTTCTGAGGCTGTTCCCGTTATGGATGCCTTGCATAAGAACGGTAGAACTCTATCATATATATTGAATACACATCACCATTATGATCACACTGGTGGGAACTTggaattaaaagaaaagtatgGTGCAAAGGTAAGCAAGTGTTTTCTACAATTTTCTTGTAAATAATTAATTGCACACTATATAACCTGGTATGTACTTTAGGTGGTAGGTTCAGCTGTAGATAGGAAACGGATTCCTGGAATTGATATAGCTCTGGAAGATGGTGATAAGTGGGAGTTTGCTGGCCATGAAGTCCATGTTATGGAAACTCCTGGCCACACAATAGGTTGGTTTACAGCAATTTACCTTGTCAGTGTTTAACTTAGTATAGTCCTGCTTTATAGTGGTTTCAAAGCTCACTTATTTTATCCGTATACCAAACTAACCGAATACCAAAACTGAACTGAATTTTATTTTGGGTTAATTCGGTAAGATTTATGTCGAACTGAACTAACCGAAtaccaaaccaaatcaaattttatttcagGTTAATTCGGTAAGATTTATGTCGAaccaaattaaacaaaaaccgAACTACCCGAACCGGCAGGCTTACTGTTTTAAGCCTTGTTCTAAAAAATTCTCATTTTTTGCTTGTAGGCCATATTAGTTTCTACTTTCCAGGGGCACGAGCAGTTTTCACTGGGGACACCTTATTTAGCTTATCGTGTGGTAAGCTCTTTGAAGGTACTCCAGAGCAGGTATGCATCATTTATAATAATCTTTCATGGTTGCATTGCCAGagcattgtatttttttaacagTCCTTGTGTTCTTCTTTTCAAACAATCTGGATCTTGTTCTGAAGATGCTAGCTTCGCTCCAGAGGATAGTTGCTTTGCCAGATGACACAAGCATATATTGTGGCCATGAATATACACTGGTTTGTGATCATTATATTGAGTACCATACGTTTggaaaatctatactatactaaaagggggatataagccttggagagggtgtccacataggatagaaaaatcaaccaatcagagaacccgaaattgccatgtcatctcatttacttttcgtaaaaaataaaaaaaacaatgcgaaggtgagaatcgaacccgggttagtatgatatatatataggacagttaccactaagccattgaaacattcttggacacatatacaagaaccactaagtatataatcacaaactcttatgtacatttacaataatataaattcaactttcaagactccgatactttgttttgtaaaaaaaaaataagtaagtgactaagctaatatattcttagaaagtgtgagaacgttgacaaatatgaaaaagcatagatttttgttttcgtgacaaagttaagaattttgtaaaagtaagtttaacatataaattttcgtgacaaatatgaaaaagcataggaaacaattaaaatatacttctctaatgtcttaataaaatattatttaagggtgtaataattaaatatattaattcaataaattttgtaatttatagacaaaacaataacacaacaaattttgaaacatttgtttaacctatcgatttttttcatgagaatccaactaaacaagataaaaaaaataattagatttacaaatatttaattaccattttattcaattttgattaatttcaaattgtcataatgtatctttttgaagttacaaatatgaaaaagcatagatttttgtacaatttgacaaaacaactcaaaacatatttttctaatgtcttaataaaatattatttaaggatgcaataattaaatatattaattcaataaatttataatttatagacaaaaaaataccacaattttttttaaaacatttgtttaaccaatcgatttttttttcatgagaatccaactaaacaattagatttacaaatatttaattaccattttattcaattttgattcatttcaaattgtaataatgtatctttttgaagttacaaaaaaaataatgttctttctttattaaactaacattatatatagattctatatacacaaaataaatataatataacaacataagcttgctttcccagattcatatgaaaactttttaagttatccaccaaagcaaattaattaaatcaatgaaattgttaaaatacagcaaattaatatataattatattttaaattaaattatttaaaaagtgtattttcgttcaaacaaaataataaataagtaaaactgatttgatggtaatttttatgatatatatatatatcaattctgtgaaagaaatagaagtttaatatgaaaaaaaaatcttaaatacaaaaacctctaaaaagtaacaaaaaaactaataaattaaactatgatatcacttaaaagcttcttagaccatattaataaaatatttaagtgataataagacaaatttgatttttttccagcaaaaatttattattaattagcatcagttatttcaagatgtttaagaaatggtggacaaaaaaataggatggacattaatgatatatgaactatgaatagtactttgtgaagCAGACTTAGATAAAATATCTGCAtatccatttccagtcctttttgatgcctaaattcaatttcttcagagtagtTATTCCACAAGTAGATcatatgagat
The nucleotide sequence above comes from Brassica napus cultivar Da-Ae chromosome A9, Da-Ae, whole genome shotgun sequence. Encoded proteins:
- the LOC125578645 gene encoding probable hydroxyacylglutathione hydrolase 2, chloroplastic — its product is MQAISKVSSAAYFFRCSTKLTSQPCMRQLSLRKGLASGAMKLFSSPLKSRSLPVSRFCSASNISSSLQIELVPCLADNYAYILHDEDTGTVGVVDPSEAVPVMDALHKNGRTLSYILNTHHHYDHTGGNLELKEKYGAKVVGSAVDRKRIPGIDIALEDGDKWEFAGHEVHVMETPGHTIGHISFYFPGARAVFTGDTLFSLSCGKLFEGTPEQMLASLQRIVALPDDTSIYCGHEYTLSNSKFALSVEPTNEVLQSYAAYIAELRGKKLPTIPTTVKMEKACNPFLRTGNMDIRRVLGVPETADEAEALGVIRRAKDNFKA